The following coding sequences lie in one Nodularia sp. LEGE 06071 genomic window:
- a CDS encoding ribonuclease H-like domain-containing protein — MTLQDFQVGDRDLSDAVLAEYLKSDAIAIDTETMGLLPHRDRLCLVQLCNQEGQVTAIRIAKGQTEAPNLKTLFEAVNIVKVFHFARFDVATLRHNLGIQVQPVFCTKIASKLARTYTNRHGLKEVVLELEHIELDKSAQSSDWGNAANLSDIQLNYAANDVRYLLSVQQKLMEMLKREERWEIAQECFQVLPTLVTLDLLQFKDIFEH; from the coding sequence ATGACATTACAAGATTTTCAAGTAGGCGATCGCGATTTGAGTGACGCTGTTTTGGCTGAGTATTTAAAATCCGATGCGATCGCGATCGATACCGAAACGATGGGATTATTACCGCATCGCGATCGCTTGTGTCTGGTTCAGCTATGCAATCAGGAGGGACAAGTCACAGCAATTCGCATAGCCAAAGGACAAACTGAAGCCCCAAATTTAAAAACACTGTTTGAAGCGGTGAATATCGTGAAAGTTTTTCACTTCGCTCGTTTCGATGTTGCGACTTTGCGCCATAACCTGGGGATTCAGGTTCAGCCTGTGTTTTGTACCAAAATTGCTAGTAAGCTAGCTCGTACCTACACCAATCGTCACGGACTCAAGGAGGTAGTACTAGAGTTAGAACACATAGAATTAGATAAAAGCGCTCAAAGTTCCGATTGGGGTAACGCCGCTAATTTATCTGACATTCAACTCAATTATGCTGCCAATGATGTTCGTTACTTACTCAGCGTACAGCAGAAGCTGATGGAAATGCTCAAACGAGAAGAACGTTGGGAAATTGCTCAGGAATGCTTTCAAGTCTTACCAACTTTAGTTACTTTAGATTTGCTGCAATTTAAGGATATATTTGAACATTGA
- a CDS encoding rhodanese-like domain-containing protein, whose product MNTNPLDAIIPSQPPVEAQSDVYAVKSRLEWGEPAFTIIDVRDRLTYNEGHIMGAMPMPIDELVDRATSSLDKNRDIYVYGANDQEAAQAAKILRNAHFNHVSQLKGGLAAWKEIGGPTEGIIESKTPAGADDLNVVSRMQDHLENLNKDV is encoded by the coding sequence ATGAATACTAATCCATTAGACGCTATTATTCCCTCACAGCCACCAGTAGAAGCACAATCTGACGTTTATGCAGTTAAGTCTCGTTTGGAATGGGGCGAACCAGCTTTTACAATCATCGATGTGCGCGATCGCCTAACCTACAATGAAGGTCATATTATGGGGGCGATGCCGATGCCGATAGATGAGTTGGTTGATCGAGCTACGTCATCTTTAGATAAAAATCGTGATATTTATGTCTACGGTGCCAATGATCAAGAAGCTGCTCAAGCCGCTAAAATCCTCCGTAATGCTCACTTTAACCATGTATCTCAACTCAAAGGTGGTTTAGCTGCTTGGAAAGAAATTGGCGGCCCCACAGAAGGAATTATTGAATCCAAAACTCCCGCAGGTGCAGATGATCTGAATGTGGTTTCTCGGATGCAAGATCACTTAGAAAATCTCAACAAAGATGTGTAG
- a CDS encoding response regulator transcription factor, with protein MVTLPATNPKILVVDDDFGIRNLIHRFLSRKYHIESAADGKTALSLFDTFNPTLVILDWNLPDINGYQLCQEMQSRTNVLVMILTGRTAESDKIKILSVGADDFLTKPFSLAEIELRVEALLRRIRCINPYPTQRLVFKHLAINPDGRVVTLNDQPLSLTALEFNILHFLASHPGQAWSRTQLIQKIWGCEYVGDGRVVDVHIGQLRKKLEIDTTVPEFIKTVRGYGYKFEIPEATII; from the coding sequence ATGGTGACGCTTCCTGCTACAAATCCTAAGATTCTTGTTGTAGATGACGATTTCGGTATCCGCAATCTCATACATCGCTTTTTAAGTCGAAAATATCACATAGAGTCAGCGGCAGATGGTAAAACAGCTCTATCTTTGTTTGATACATTCAATCCCACTTTAGTAATTCTGGATTGGAATTTGCCAGATATCAATGGCTATCAATTGTGTCAAGAAATGCAGAGTCGCACTAATGTTTTAGTGATGATACTGACTGGAAGAACTGCCGAATCGGATAAAATTAAAATTCTTTCAGTAGGTGCTGATGATTTTTTGACTAAGCCTTTTAGCCTAGCAGAAATTGAACTGAGAGTAGAAGCTCTTTTGAGACGCATTCGGTGTATTAACCCCTATCCCACACAGCGCCTTGTTTTCAAACACCTAGCAATTAATCCAGATGGCCGGGTGGTCACACTTAACGATCAGCCTCTGTCTTTAACAGCTCTGGAGTTTAATATTTTACATTTTTTAGCTAGTCATCCTGGTCAAGCTTGGAGTCGTACCCAGCTGATTCAAAAAATCTGGGGTTGCGAATATGTTGGCGATGGTAGAGTGGTTGATGTGCATATAGGACAACTTCGTAAAAAGTTGGAAATTGATACTACTGTTCCTGAGTTTATTAAAACTGTGCGCGGCTACGGTTACAAGTTTGAAATACCAGAAGCTACGATTATTTAG
- a CDS encoding sensor histidine kinase KdpD has translation MIHSHTPSPDSSYIRPHRRGKHKIFIGMAPGVGKTYKMLEEAHQLKQDGIDVVIGMLETHGRKETAMKADGLEVVKRKAIIHQNVTLEEMDTDAILQRLPQLVLVDELAHTNVPGSPREKRYQDVEVILAAGIDVYSTVNIQHLESLNDLVARITGVVVRERIPDYLLDEADAVVVIDVTPETLEERLKEGKIYAPEKIEQSLKNFFQRRNLIALRELALREVADTVEETANTSNLVGQNCNIHERVLVCVSTYPDSVQLLRRGARIANYMNARLYAVFVANTEQFLTKEESLHIDTCEKLCREFGGEFLYVKSQSVAQEIANIAAANHITQIIIGESQQPQWKFFFKTSFTQQIIDLIRDKHIDLHIISTEK, from the coding sequence ATGATTCATTCTCATACCCCCTCCCCCGACAGTTCTTATATTCGTCCTCATCGACGTGGGAAGCATAAAATTTTTATTGGTATGGCTCCCGGTGTCGGCAAAACTTATAAAATGCTCGAAGAAGCACATCAACTCAAACAAGATGGTATTGATGTAGTTATCGGGATGTTAGAAACTCATGGACGCAAAGAAACAGCCATGAAAGCTGATGGATTAGAGGTAGTTAAGCGCAAAGCCATTATCCATCAAAACGTCACCCTAGAGGAAATGGATACAGATGCAATTTTGCAACGTTTACCCCAATTGGTGTTAGTGGATGAACTCGCTCATACTAACGTTCCTGGTTCTCCACGAGAAAAACGCTATCAGGACGTAGAGGTAATTTTAGCAGCCGGAATTGATGTTTATTCCACTGTGAATATTCAACATTTAGAAAGTTTAAACGACCTTGTAGCCAGAATTACAGGGGTCGTAGTGCGAGAGCGCATTCCTGATTACTTACTAGATGAAGCTGATGCTGTTGTTGTGATTGACGTTACCCCAGAAACTTTAGAAGAACGCCTAAAAGAAGGCAAAATTTACGCCCCTGAAAAAATCGAACAATCCCTAAAAAACTTTTTTCAGCGTCGTAATCTCATCGCTTTAAGAGAACTAGCATTAAGAGAAGTTGCAGATACAGTTGAGGAAACAGCAAATACTTCTAACTTAGTCGGACAAAATTGTAATATTCACGAAAGAGTTTTAGTGTGTGTCTCTACTTATCCTGATTCAGTGCAATTATTACGTCGAGGCGCACGCATCGCTAATTATATGAATGCGCGACTCTATGCTGTATTTGTGGCAAATACTGAACAATTCCTGACTAAAGAAGAAAGTTTGCACATCGATACTTGCGAGAAACTATGCCGAGAGTTTGGTGGTGAATTTTTATATGTTAAAAGCCAAAGTGTTGCTCAAGAAATTGCTAACATAGCAGCAGCTAATCACATTACACAAATTATTATTGGTGAAAGCCAGCAGCCACAATGGAAATTTTTTTTCAAAACCTCTTTTACTCAACAAATCATAGATTTAATTCGAGATAAACACATAGACTTACATATAATATCCACAGAGAAATAA
- the kdpC gene encoding K(+)-transporting ATPase subunit C yields the protein MSQITKAIRSTLALWILTAFLYPLFMLICGQIAFPFHANGSLITNNQGTVVGSALIGQPFASDRYFWSRPSVIDYSTSPEIATTGQSGASNLAPSNPELLERIQGEVTRLQQANIQPTADLVYTSGSGLDPHISPESAQAQVSRIAAVRNVDTQQIQNLISLNTEGRFLGIFGEPGVNVLQLNLALDAL from the coding sequence ATGAGCCAAATTACTAAAGCCATTCGTTCCACATTAGCCTTGTGGATATTAACAGCCTTCCTCTATCCCTTATTCATGCTGATTTGTGGACAGATAGCCTTTCCCTTCCATGCCAACGGGAGCTTAATCACCAACAATCAAGGCACAGTAGTCGGTTCAGCCTTAATTGGTCAACCCTTTGCAAGCGATCGCTATTTTTGGAGTCGCCCTAGTGTTATTGACTACAGCACCAGCCCCGAAATCGCTACCACAGGACAGTCAGGAGCCAGTAACCTAGCACCCAGTAACCCCGAACTTCTCGAACGCATTCAAGGAGAAGTCACACGGCTACAACAAGCCAATATTCAACCCACGGCTGACTTAGTTTATACCTCTGGCTCTGGTTTAGATCCACATATCAGTCCTGAATCCGCCCAAGCACAAGTATCACGGATTGCTGCTGTCCGTAATGTGGATACCCAACAAATTCAAAACCTGATATCTCTCAACACCGAAGGTAGATTTCTGGGTATATTCGGTGAACCTGGAGTTAATGTTCTCCAGTTAAATCTAGCTTTAGATGCTTTATGA
- a CDS encoding potassium-transporting ATPase subunit F, giving the protein MKKLSLFLFLTLSLNVFLAQAVYAATPDEISRAASYAIGLLGIATIGVSTYLFLVIFQPEKF; this is encoded by the coding sequence ATGAAAAAATTATCCCTCTTTCTCTTCCTCACCCTTTCCCTCAACGTATTCCTAGCACAAGCCGTATATGCAGCCACCCCTGACGAAATATCACGCGCTGCATCTTACGCCATTGGACTTTTAGGAATCGCCACTATAGGCGTAAGCACTTATTTATTCCTTGTCATTTTTCAACCAGAGAAATTCTAA
- the kdpB gene encoding potassium-transporting ATPase subunit KdpB, with amino-acid sequence MQTTKPRKKRKHKPQTKPSGLYTRAFQQAFAKLSPRNMIKNPVMFVVWLGTIVTALMTIAPNIFGPTPGENPRLFNGLITLILFSTLVFANFAEAVAEGRGKAQADALRSAKSDAQAKKILPDGSLQELSSTALRRGDTIKVTAGDIIPADGEVIKGVASVDESAITGESAPVLKEPGSDIASSVTGGTRITSDELIIRVTNDPGQGFLDRMISLVEGASRSKTPNEIALTVLLAVLTQVFLVVIATLPTVSVYVNSPISIAVLIALLVALIPTTIGGLLSAIGIAGMDRVAQFNVIATSGRAVEACGDINTLILDKTGTITLGNRLAEEFIPINGHAIADVAQVALASSVFDETPEGKSIVKLAEKLGAKLDFDTKQAEGIEFSAKTRMSGTDLSNGVEIRKGAVDAIKGFVRSRQGKLTPELDTAFERISRLGGTPLALCKNDDIYGVIYLKDIIKPGIRERFDQMRRMGIKTIMLTGDNRITASVIAAEAGVDDFIAEATPEDKIEVIKAEQAQGKLVAMTGDGTNDAPALAQANVGVAMNTGTQAAKEAANMVDLDSDPTKLIDIVTIGKQLLITRGALTTFSIANDIAKYFAILPAIFSGIGVGALNIMGLASTQSAVLSALIYNALIIPALIPLALTGVKFRPLTADQLLQRNIFIYGFGGVIAPFIAIKIIDVLITTIGLA; translated from the coding sequence ATGCAAACAACAAAACCGCGAAAAAAACGCAAACATAAACCCCAAACCAAACCAAGCGGACTCTACACACGAGCATTTCAACAAGCATTTGCCAAACTATCCCCACGTAACATGATAAAAAATCCAGTCATGTTCGTAGTTTGGCTAGGTACAATCGTCACAGCGCTGATGACAATTGCACCGAACATATTTGGCCCCACACCAGGAGAAAATCCGCGATTATTCAACGGACTGATCACCCTAATATTATTCTCAACCCTTGTCTTTGCCAACTTTGCCGAAGCCGTAGCCGAAGGACGAGGGAAAGCTCAAGCAGATGCCTTGCGATCGGCCAAATCCGATGCTCAAGCCAAAAAAATTCTCCCTGATGGTTCCCTCCAAGAACTAAGTTCCACAGCCTTACGGCGCGGTGACACAATCAAAGTAACTGCTGGTGATATCATCCCCGCCGACGGTGAAGTAATTAAAGGTGTGGCTTCCGTGGATGAATCAGCAATTACAGGAGAATCAGCACCAGTATTAAAAGAACCGGGTTCAGACATTGCCAGTTCAGTCACCGGAGGAACACGTATTACCTCCGACGAACTGATAATTCGGGTGACTAACGACCCAGGACAAGGCTTTCTTGACCGAATGATTAGTTTAGTAGAAGGTGCTTCCCGCAGCAAAACACCCAATGAAATTGCCCTGACAGTATTGCTGGCAGTTCTCACCCAGGTATTTTTAGTTGTAATTGCCACACTACCAACAGTGTCAGTCTACGTCAACTCACCCATAAGTATTGCCGTACTCATCGCCTTACTAGTAGCCCTCATTCCCACCACCATCGGCGGATTATTAAGCGCCATTGGCATTGCAGGCATGGATAGAGTCGCCCAATTTAATGTCATTGCCACCTCTGGAAGGGCGGTAGAAGCCTGCGGAGATATCAACACCCTGATTTTAGATAAAACAGGTACGATTACCTTGGGAAACCGCTTGGCAGAAGAATTTATTCCCATCAACGGTCATGCAATAGCAGATGTAGCGCAAGTTGCCCTGGCATCGAGTGTATTTGATGAAACCCCAGAAGGCAAATCAATTGTCAAGCTCGCAGAGAAATTAGGCGCAAAATTAGATTTTGATACCAAGCAAGCAGAAGGTATTGAATTTTCTGCCAAAACCCGCATGAGTGGTACTGACTTATCCAATGGGGTAGAAATTCGTAAAGGTGCAGTAGATGCCATTAAAGGCTTTGTCCGTTCTCGCCAGGGAAAATTAACGCCGGAACTGGATACTGCTTTTGAGCGAATTTCTCGCTTAGGTGGTACTCCCTTAGCACTTTGCAAAAATGATGATATTTACGGTGTAATTTATCTCAAAGATATTATTAAACCGGGGATTCGAGAACGGTTTGACCAAATGCGCCGCATGGGAATTAAAACCATCATGCTCACCGGAGATAACCGGATTACCGCATCTGTAATTGCCGCAGAAGCCGGAGTTGATGACTTTATTGCCGAAGCCACACCTGAAGACAAAATCGAAGTCATAAAAGCTGAACAAGCCCAAGGAAAACTCGTAGCCATGACTGGAGATGGGACCAACGATGCCCCAGCCCTAGCCCAAGCAAACGTAGGTGTGGCAATGAATACAGGTACTCAAGCAGCCAAAGAAGCTGCTAACATGGTAGACCTAGATTCCGATCCCACCAAGTTAATTGATATCGTCACCATTGGTAAACAACTACTAATTACCCGTGGCGCACTCACCACTTTTTCCATAGCCAACGACATCGCCAAATACTTCGCCATCCTCCCCGCCATCTTCTCAGGAATTGGCGTTGGCGCTCTCAATATAATGGGTTTAGCAAGTACCCAATCAGCAGTTTTATCAGCCCTAATTTACAACGCCTTAATCATTCCCGCACTTATCCCCCTAGCACTAACTGGCGTAAAATTTCGACCATTAACCGCAGACCAACTTTTACAACGGAACATTTTCATCTACGGATTTGGCGGCGTAATAGCACCCTTCATAGCCATCAAAATCATAGACGTTTTAATTACAACCATAGGACTAGCCTAA
- the kdpA gene encoding potassium-transporting ATPase subunit KdpA produces MLQGWIQITLTLLIVIATTPLLGKYMARVFMGEQTLLDPIINPLERIIFAISGVRPQQNLTGWQYAQELLYSNLVMGILVYFILMFQGWLPLNPTELGAPTWDLGLHTAISFLTNTNQQHYSGETTYSYASQVFALGFFMFTSAATGLAVAIAFIRGLTGRPLGNFYTDLTKSITRILLPISIVGGLLLLLAGVPETLAGPATVTTLEGATQVIARGPVAHFEIIKQLGENGGGFFGINSAHPFENPNGFSNLLEMWAMIAIPASLIYTYGVFTNNRKQAWLVFWMVFIIFVFLIGITVVGEFQGNPLINPLLGEQQPNLEGKEVRFGWAQTALWAVMTTATMCGAVNGMHDSLMPPGGFATLFNMFLQIIWGGQGTGTAFLYIYLILAVFLTGLMVGRTPEFLGRKIEKKEIVLASVVLLVHPFAILIPWAIVFAFPDTLSGISNPGFHGVSQVVYEYASAAANNGSGFEGLGDDTLWWNLSAAASILAGRYIPIIALLLLADSMSRKQPVPMTTGTLRTDTRLFTGVTSGVILILGALTFLPALVLGPLAEAFQLATGR; encoded by the coding sequence ATGTTACAAGGATGGATACAAATTACTTTAACCTTACTAATTGTCATTGCCACAACTCCCTTACTAGGAAAATACATGGCGCGGGTGTTCATGGGAGAACAAACACTACTCGACCCCATAATTAATCCCTTAGAAAGAATAATATTTGCCATTAGTGGAGTCCGTCCCCAACAAAATTTAACAGGCTGGCAATATGCCCAAGAATTGCTGTATAGCAATCTAGTAATGGGGATTTTAGTCTACTTCATACTCATGTTTCAGGGATGGTTGCCATTAAATCCCACAGAGTTAGGCGCACCAACTTGGGATTTAGGACTGCATACTGCCATTTCCTTTCTCACCAACACCAACCAACAGCATTATTCGGGTGAAACAACTTATAGCTATGCTAGCCAAGTCTTCGCCCTCGGTTTCTTTATGTTCACTTCAGCTGCAACGGGTTTAGCAGTTGCGATCGCCTTTATTCGGGGTTTAACTGGCAGACCACTAGGTAACTTTTACACCGACCTCACCAAATCAATCACACGGATATTATTACCAATATCAATAGTTGGCGGATTGCTTTTACTATTAGCAGGTGTACCAGAAACCTTAGCAGGTCCAGCCACAGTAACCACCTTAGAAGGCGCAACTCAAGTAATTGCCCGTGGACCAGTAGCGCATTTTGAAATTATCAAACAACTGGGAGAAAACGGAGGTGGCTTCTTTGGAATTAACTCAGCACATCCCTTTGAAAATCCCAATGGCTTTTCTAACCTATTAGAAATGTGGGCGATGATTGCCATCCCCGCATCCCTAATTTATACCTACGGTGTCTTTACTAATAATCGTAAACAAGCATGGTTAGTATTTTGGATGGTATTTATAATTTTCGTCTTCTTAATAGGAATTACAGTAGTAGGCGAATTTCAAGGAAATCCCCTCATTAATCCCCTCTTAGGAGAACAACAACCCAACCTAGAAGGAAAAGAAGTCAGATTTGGTTGGGCGCAAACAGCACTCTGGGCAGTCATGACCACAGCCACAATGTGCGGCGCTGTCAACGGAATGCACGACTCATTAATGCCTCCAGGCGGATTTGCCACACTCTTTAATATGTTCCTGCAAATCATTTGGGGAGGACAAGGAACCGGCACAGCTTTTCTATACATCTACTTAATTTTGGCAGTATTCCTCACCGGCTTAATGGTAGGAAGAACACCAGAATTTTTAGGACGCAAAATCGAGAAAAAAGAAATCGTCCTCGCCAGCGTCGTCTTATTAGTTCATCCTTTCGCCATCCTGATTCCCTGGGCAATAGTCTTTGCCTTTCCTGACACCCTCTCAGGTATTAGCAACCCAGGATTTCATGGAGTTTCCCAAGTAGTTTACGAATACGCATCCGCCGCCGCCAACAACGGTTCAGGATTTGAAGGATTAGGTGATGACACACTTTGGTGGAACCTCAGCGCCGCAGCCAGTATTTTGGCGGGGCGTTATATACCAATTATTGCACTGCTACTTTTGGCAGATAGTATGTCTCGTAAACAACCTGTTCCTATGACCACAGGTACTTTAAGAACAGACACCAGACTCTTCACAGGAGTGACAAGCGGAGTAATTTTAATCCTGGGCGCACTCACCTTCCTCCCCGCCTTAGTCTTAGGCCCCCTAGCAGAAGCATTCCAACTAGCCACAGGAAGATAA
- a CDS encoding TrkA C-terminal domain-containing protein: MFSINQINADMALGLISTKITNNSCHCGISLTSLKLPEKCFALGIIRDNQIILASTETTIWCEDYILAVAISTASVPELKLALNKKHPVHYSSQECLINHSKITYREPF; this comes from the coding sequence ATGTTCTCTATAAATCAGATAAATGCTGACATGGCATTAGGTTTAATAAGTACAAAAATCACGAACAATAGCTGTCATTGTGGCATTTCCTTAACCAGCTTGAAACTGCCCGAAAAATGCTTTGCTTTGGGAATCATCCGAGATAACCAAATTATCCTAGCAAGTACCGAAACCACTATTTGGTGTGAAGATTACATCCTAGCTGTGGCTATAAGTACAGCCTCAGTTCCAGAGCTAAAACTTGCCCTGAATAAAAAGCATCCGGTTCACTACTCATCCCAAGAATGTTTAATTAATCATTCCAAAATAACCTATCGGGAGCCTTTTTAA
- a CDS encoding sensor histidine kinase produces MRHFITKGFNQESRWGRYLIIAGLYIFVIVLEFSTPIPYVFGYLYTGPILLTNAWLGRRATFKVTIAAVFLTMLNLVLPGGKMIKASTIASRAIAAMALIVTGMLSDRLRRSEDAIALTRAKLEAQAELVRVREDFASTLTHDLKTPLLGAIETLKAFEAEKFGPVLPAQQKVLATMARSHQTSLQLLQTLLDIYRNDTEGLELNLAPVDLALLTEEAAGTLTELAANRRVYLCVNYGESDWRQSLWVEGDALQLERVLINLLVNAINHTPRNGRVEVVLESQSAYQVVKILDTGAGMQPEEFSHLFERFYQGHSQRQTKGSGLGLYLSRQIITAHGGIIWAENILPVGAMFAFKLPVYPFQSSLTV; encoded by the coding sequence ATGAGACATTTTATAACTAAAGGTTTTAATCAAGAATCGCGTTGGGGCAGATATTTAATCATCGCTGGCTTATATATATTTGTGATTGTGCTGGAGTTTTCTACACCGATTCCTTACGTTTTTGGGTATCTGTACACAGGTCCGATTTTATTGACAAATGCTTGGTTGGGAAGGCGTGCAACTTTTAAAGTTACCATTGCGGCTGTGTTTTTAACTATGTTGAATCTTGTATTGCCAGGAGGTAAAATGATTAAGGCTTCGACAATTGCTAGTAGAGCGATCGCAGCAATGGCGTTGATTGTCACAGGTATGTTGAGCGATCGCCTGCGCCGTTCTGAAGATGCGATCGCCTTAACTCGTGCCAAACTAGAAGCACAAGCAGAATTAGTCAGAGTCCGAGAAGATTTTGCTTCAACACTTACCCACGACCTGAAAACGCCGTTATTAGGTGCAATTGAAACTCTCAAAGCCTTTGAAGCTGAAAAATTTGGCCCTGTATTACCAGCACAGCAAAAAGTTTTAGCCACAATGGCGCGTAGTCATCAAACTTCACTGCAATTGTTACAAACTTTATTAGATATCTATCGTAATGATACTGAAGGCTTAGAACTTAACTTAGCACCTGTAGATTTAGCTCTGCTGACAGAAGAAGCGGCTGGTACTCTCACCGAGTTAGCCGCAAATCGGCGTGTATATCTCTGTGTTAATTATGGTGAATCCGATTGGCGACAATCTTTGTGGGTGGAAGGTGATGCTTTACAATTAGAACGAGTCTTAATCAATCTTTTAGTGAATGCAATTAACCATACGCCCCGCAATGGCCGTGTGGAAGTTGTGTTAGAATCGCAATCTGCCTATCAAGTTGTAAAAATTTTGGATACAGGTGCGGGTATGCAGCCCGAAGAGTTTTCCCATTTATTTGAACGATTTTATCAAGGACATAGCCAACGCCAAACCAAAGGCTCAGGATTAGGACTTTATCTATCTCGCCAAATTATTACAGCCCACGGCGGTATAATCTGGGCAGAGAACATATTACCCGTTGGAGCTATGTTTGCTTTTAAGCTTCCTGTATACCCGTTCCAGTCCTCTCTAACTGTGTGA
- a CDS encoding response regulator transcription factor: protein MLSTPIKILLVEDDELFRLGLRVRLQEEIGLEIVAEAEDGETAIELVSQHTLDVVLLDVGLPGIGGLEACKQIKQQNPLLPILVLTSHSQKTLISRLIASGAQGYCLKGIAAEKLVLALRSVAMGASWWDETATQEIRSTFASEPDGENLSKAANPLTQREQEILSFLAAGKTNQEIALALYITTGTVRVHVHAILHKLEVSDRSQAVIVAMQKHLIKSNLIIQD, encoded by the coding sequence ATGCTGTCTACCCCCATCAAAATTCTCCTAGTTGAGGATGATGAACTATTTCGTTTAGGCTTGCGCGTGCGATTGCAAGAAGAGATTGGGTTAGAGATTGTAGCTGAAGCTGAAGATGGTGAAACTGCGATTGAGTTAGTTAGTCAACACACTTTGGATGTAGTGCTGTTGGATGTGGGATTACCAGGAATTGGCGGACTTGAGGCGTGTAAACAAATCAAACAGCAAAATCCTCTTTTACCAATCTTAGTTTTAACTTCCCATTCCCAAAAAACCCTGATTTCGCGGTTGATTGCGTCTGGCGCTCAAGGTTATTGTCTCAAAGGAATTGCTGCGGAAAAATTAGTATTAGCACTGCGTTCTGTGGCTATGGGTGCATCTTGGTGGGATGAAACCGCAACACAGGAAATTCGTTCTACTTTTGCTTCTGAACCGGATGGGGAAAATCTCTCCAAAGCAGCCAATCCTCTGACTCAGCGTGAACAAGAAATTTTGTCATTTTTGGCAGCCGGAAAAACTAACCAAGAAATTGCTTTGGCATTATATATTACTACTGGAACGGTGAGAGTTCATGTTCATGCTATTTTACATAAATTAGAAGTAAGCGATCGCTCTCAAGCTGTAATTGTGGCTATGCAAAAACACTTAATTAAAAGTAACTTAATCATCCAAGATTGA